The nucleotide sequence agtatggcccagagcggctcgccagattattgtaagaattccaagaagcattgcacaatctgtgaagtccgagaacatttcttttttattttgagagatcgagatcttgataagaacatttgaactgtaaccgtaacatttgtaatgtttaatattgatggacctatcatctacgtagcatatataaagcgaaacccgattccatgaaaaaaatataaattaaaataaattataaaacaataaaatgcgaacgtgCCATCTCTGCCAGTTAGCAGCAAACTGGCAGTGTTGTTGTAAACATCACTGCCGTTTAGAAACAAACCGCAGTGATGGACAAGAGAGCACTGCCGGTTGGAACCACAAACCAGCAACGCTGGCTTATACATCACTGTCgtttcttgtcacaaaccggtagtgattctTACGAGAACACTACCAgttgaaacacaaaccgacagtgttgcactgccggttcttgtcacaatCCGGCAGCGATTCCTACGAGAACACTGTTGGTACAAACACAAGCCGACattgttggtggaactgaactctgtcgggtggtcttatgaaccgacagtgttggtggaactgaactctaccggttgtgtaaagaattggcagtgaagttgaagaacactaccGATTTGTAGGAACtgacagtgatagcttaccctcatcactgccggtatggttgtgccggttcaaaatctggcAGTGATGGGGTGTTTTGAACTGACAGTAAAGTGTTATTCTGACGTAGTGAGCTCAAACCTTTTTGGCAGGAGCCTCGACGACGTCACGCTGACAAATCGGGGCGGTAGCGTGAGAGCGTAGCCACAGGTCGATGCACTCAATGTGGAATAGGTGCCCGCACGCTGGCAGCAACCGCAACGTCTCCCCGTCCTGCACCATGGTGAGGCAAATGGCGCACTGCACCCACCCGACGCTAGAGGCGGCGCCGGCGTCCCTCCGGTAGGTGAGCTTGGGGATCGCAGACAGCGCAGACGGTGCCAGCCCACATCGGCTTCTACTATTGGCAGCGGTGGCTCCAGCGCCATTTGTGGCCATGGTGGCGGCCGCGTACCCACTGGCGAAGGCATGGCGGAAGCAGAAGGCCACCATGAGGACGATGAGGGTGGAGGCAGAGGCGAGGCAGATGAGCACCACCGTGTTGCACACCCGGTAGCTATCAGTGGCAATGGCAGCAGTTTCCATCGCGTCTGCTAGGGCGCCGGTGGGACCAAAGGATGACATGGCCGGGCAGCTAGGTGATAGATTCTTAGGATCATCTAGGTGTAGATTCATGGGTGGATTCATCTCTATTTGGTTCAAATCGATCTAGAA is from Miscanthus floridulus cultivar M001 chromosome 7, ASM1932011v1, whole genome shotgun sequence and encodes:
- the LOC136463182 gene encoding E3 ubiquitin-protein ligase EL5-like; amino-acid sequence: MSSFGPTGALADAMETAAIATDSYRVCNTVVLICLASASTLIVLMVAFCFRHAFASGYAAATMATNGAGATAANSRSRCGLAPSALSAIPKLTYRRDAGAASSVGWVQCAICLTMVQDGETLRLLPACGHLFHIECIDLWLRSHATAPICQRDVVEAPAKKV